In the genome of Cyprinus carpio isolate SPL01 unplaced genomic scaffold, ASM1834038v1 S000006746, whole genome shotgun sequence, one region contains:
- the LOC109106380 gene encoding E3 ubiquitin-protein ligase HACE1-like isoform X1 produces the protein MMERAMEHLNVQLSRLTRSLRRARTVELPEDSETAVYTLMPMVMADQHRSVSELLLNSKFDVNYAFGRVKRSLLHIAANCGSVECLVLLLRRGANPNYQDISGCTPLHLAARNGQKKCMSRLLEYNADVNICNNEGLTAIHWLAVNGRTELLHDLVQHVSNVDVEDAMGQTALHVACQNGHKTTVQCLLESGADINRPNVSGATPLYFACSHGQRDTAQILLLRGAKYLPDKNGVTPLDLCVQGGYGETCEILIQHHSRLFQTLIQMTQNDDIKENMLRQVLEHVSQQSDSSYQRMLTSLAEVATTNGHKLLSLSSNFEVQTKSLLRIIRIFCHVFCLGPSSPNNGNDMGYNGNKTPRNQVFKPLELLWHSLDEWLVLISTELDKESTDATTSSSGNDIASLFLKKREVDPSVSSENPPLLLDAESVMKGPEGYADGQDVISMIANRLSAVIQAFYMCCSCQMPHGMTSPRFIEFVCKHDEVLKCFVTRNPKIIFNHFHFLLECPELMSRFMHIIKGQPFKDRCEWFYEHLLAGQPDSDMVHRPVNENDILLVHRDSLFRSSCEVVSKSSNEKLKQGIAVRFHGEEGMGQGVVREWFDILSNEIINPDYALFTQSADGTTFQPNSNSSVNPDHLNYFGFAGQILGLALYHRQLVNIYFTRSFYKHILGIPVSYQDVSSIDPEYAKNLQWILDNDISDLGLELTFSVETDVFGTMEEVPLKPGGTAIQVTQDNKAEYVQLVTELRMTRAIQPQINAFLQGFHTFIPPSLIQLFDEYELELLLSGMPEIDVMDWKKNTEYTSGYDLQEPVIKWFWEVVENLTQEERVLLLQFVTGSSRVPHGGFAFLMGGSGLQKFTIAAVPYTSNLLPTSSTCINMLKLPEYPSKDVLHDRLLVALHCGSYGYAMA, from the exons ATGATGGAACGGGCGATGGAGCATTTAAATGTACAGCTGAGTCGACTGACGCGATCCCTGCGCCGCGCGAGGACTGTGGAACTCCCCGAAG aCAGTGAAACAGCCGTGTACACCCTCATGCCCATGGTCATGGCTGACCAGCACAG atCAGTTTCTGAATTGCTTTTAAACTCAAAGTTTGATGTCAACTACGCATTTGGACGTGTTAAAAGAAGCCTTCTACATATTGCTGCCAa CTGTGGATCAGTAGAGTGTCTTGTCCTGCTGTTAAGGCGTGGAGCGAATCCAAACTATCAGGATATCTCCGGCTGCACACCTCTGCATCTGGCTGCAAGAAATGG ACAGAAGAAGTGTATGAGCAGACTGTTAGAGTACAATGCTGATGTTAATATCTGTAATAATGAAGGTCTCACTGCT ATTCATTGGCTGGCAGTGAATGGAAGGACAGAGCTTCTTCATGACCTGGTGCAGCATGTGTCTAATGTGGACGTGGAGGATGCCATGGGCCAGACAGCCTTACATGTGGCCTGCCAGAATGGACACAAGACT ACAGTGCAGTGTCTTCTGGAAAGTGGAGCGGACATAAACAGGCCCAATGTCTCTGGAGCAACTCCACTCTATTTCGCCTGCAG TCATGGTCAGAGAGACACCGCACAGATACTGCTCCTCAGGGGAGCCAAGTATTTGCCAGACAAGAACGGGGTTACACCGCTTGACCTGTGTGTGCAG GGTGGTTATGGTGAAACATGTGAAATTCTCATCCAGCACCATAGCAGACTGTTTCAGACACTGATACAGATGACCCAGAATGATGACATTAAAGAGAACATG ttaaggCAGGTTCTAGAACATGTTTCACAGCAGAGTGACTCCAGCTATCAAAGGATGTTGACCAGCTTGGCTGAGGTGGCCACCACAAATGGACATAAACTTCTGAG TTTGTCCAGTAACTTTGAGGTCCAAACAAAGAGTTTGCTCCGAATTATCCGGATCTTCTGTCATGTGTTCTGTCTTGGGCCGTCCTCCCCAAACAACGGGAATGACATGGGTTACAACGGAAACAAGACACCACGTAACCAGGTGTTTAAG CCTCTGGAGCTGTTGTGGCACTCTCTTGATGAATGGCTGGTCCTCATCTCCACCGAGCTGGATAAGGAGAGCACAGACGCAACAACCTCATCCTCAGGAAATGACATTGCGTCACTTTTCTTGAAAAAGCGGGAGGTTGACCCCTCCGTTTCCAGCGAAAATCCCCCACTGTTGCTGGATGCCGAGTCGGTGATGAAGGGGCCGGAGGGTTACGCCGATGGTCAGGACGTCATCTCTATGATAGCCAATCGCCTGAGCGCTGTGATCCAGGCCTTCTACATGTGCTGTTCTTGTCAGATGCCACATGG CATGACCTCCCCTCGATTCATCGAGTTTGTCTGTAAACATGATGAAGTGCTCAAGTGTTTTGTGACGAG GAATCCCAAAATCATCTTTAACCATTTCCACTTCCTGCTGGAATGTCCTGAGCTCATGTCCCGCttcatgcatattattaaaggaCAG CCATTTAAAGACAGGTGTGAGTGGTTTTATGAACATCTTCTGGCTGGACAGCCAGACTCGGATATGGTGCACCGGCCAGTTAATGAAAATGATATTCTGCTTGTTCACAGAG ACTCATTATTCCGAAGCAGCTGTGAGGTTGTATCCAAGTCCTCCAATGAGAAACTCAAACAGGGCATTGCAGTGCGGTTCCATGGTGAAGAGGGAATG GGTCAGGGGGTGGTCAGAGAGTGGTTTGACATTCTGTCCAATGAGATCATCAACCCGGACTATGCACTGTTTACACAATCAGCCGATG gtacCACGTTTCAACCCAACAGCAATTCTTCTGTAAACCCAGATCATCTGAACTACTTTGGATTTGCTGGTCAAATCCTGGGTCTGGCTCTCTATCATCGACAGCTGGTGAACATCTACTTCACACGCTCCTTTTACAAGCACATACTGG GCATCCCAGTGAGCTATCAGGATGTGTCGTCCATTGACCCAGAGTATGCAAAAAATCTGCAGTGGATTCTGGACAATGACATCAGTGACCTTGGCCTTGAGCTCACGTTTTCTGTAGAGACCGATGTGTTCGGAACCATGGAAGAGGTTCCTCTCAAACCAGGAGGAACTGCCATTCAGGTCACCCAAGACAACAAG GCGGAGTATGTGCAGCTGGTGACGGAGCTCAGGATGACCCGAGCAATTCAGCCTCAGATCAATGCCTTCCTGCAGGGCTTTCACACTTTCATCCCCCCCTCGCTCATCCAGCTCTTTGATGAATATGAGCTG GAACTGCTGTTGTCAGGCATGCCTGAAATTGATGTGATGGACTGGAAGAAGAACACAGAGTACACTAGTGGCTATGACCTGCAGGAGCCTGTTATAAAG TGGTTTTGGGAAGTGGTTGAAAATCTCACTCAAGAAGAAAGAGTCCTTCTCTTACAGTTTGTTACAGGAAG
- the LOC109106380 gene encoding E3 ubiquitin-protein ligase HACE1-like isoform X2 encodes MEGQSFFMTWCSMCLMWTWRMPWARQPYMWPARMDTRLHGQRDTAQILLLRGAKYLPDKNGVTPLDLCVQGGYGETCEILIQHHSRLFQTLIQMTQNDDIKENMLRQVLEHVSQQSDSSYQRMLTSLAEVATTNGHKLLSLSSNFEVQTKSLLRIIRIFCHVFCLGPSSPNNGNDMGYNGNKTPRNQVFKPLELLWHSLDEWLVLISTELDKESTDATTSSSGNDIASLFLKKREVDPSVSSENPPLLLDAESVMKGPEGYADGQDVISMIANRLSAVIQAFYMCCSCQMPHGMTSPRFIEFVCKHDEVLKCFVTRNPKIIFNHFHFLLECPELMSRFMHIIKGQPFKDRCEWFYEHLLAGQPDSDMVHRPVNENDILLVHRDSLFRSSCEVVSKSSNEKLKQGIAVRFHGEEGMGQGVVREWFDILSNEIINPDYALFTQSADGTTFQPNSNSSVNPDHLNYFGFAGQILGLALYHRQLVNIYFTRSFYKHILGIPVSYQDVSSIDPEYAKNLQWILDNDISDLGLELTFSVETDVFGTMEEVPLKPGGTAIQVTQDNKAEYVQLVTELRMTRAIQPQINAFLQGFHTFIPPSLIQLFDEYELELLLSGMPEIDVMDWKKNTEYTSGYDLQEPVIKWFWEVVENLTQEERVLLLQFVTGSSRVPHGGFAFLMGGSGLQKFTIAAVPYTSNLLPTSSTCINMLKLPEYPSKDVLHDRLLVALHCGSYGYAMA; translated from the exons ATGGAAGGACAGAGCTTCTTCATGACCTGGTGCAGCATGTGTCTAATGTGGACGTGGAGGATGCCATGGGCCAGACAGCCTTACATGTGGCCTGCCAGAATGGACACAAGACT TCATGGTCAGAGAGACACCGCACAGATACTGCTCCTCAGGGGAGCCAAGTATTTGCCAGACAAGAACGGGGTTACACCGCTTGACCTGTGTGTGCAG GGTGGTTATGGTGAAACATGTGAAATTCTCATCCAGCACCATAGCAGACTGTTTCAGACACTGATACAGATGACCCAGAATGATGACATTAAAGAGAACATG ttaaggCAGGTTCTAGAACATGTTTCACAGCAGAGTGACTCCAGCTATCAAAGGATGTTGACCAGCTTGGCTGAGGTGGCCACCACAAATGGACATAAACTTCTGAG TTTGTCCAGTAACTTTGAGGTCCAAACAAAGAGTTTGCTCCGAATTATCCGGATCTTCTGTCATGTGTTCTGTCTTGGGCCGTCCTCCCCAAACAACGGGAATGACATGGGTTACAACGGAAACAAGACACCACGTAACCAGGTGTTTAAG CCTCTGGAGCTGTTGTGGCACTCTCTTGATGAATGGCTGGTCCTCATCTCCACCGAGCTGGATAAGGAGAGCACAGACGCAACAACCTCATCCTCAGGAAATGACATTGCGTCACTTTTCTTGAAAAAGCGGGAGGTTGACCCCTCCGTTTCCAGCGAAAATCCCCCACTGTTGCTGGATGCCGAGTCGGTGATGAAGGGGCCGGAGGGTTACGCCGATGGTCAGGACGTCATCTCTATGATAGCCAATCGCCTGAGCGCTGTGATCCAGGCCTTCTACATGTGCTGTTCTTGTCAGATGCCACATGG CATGACCTCCCCTCGATTCATCGAGTTTGTCTGTAAACATGATGAAGTGCTCAAGTGTTTTGTGACGAG GAATCCCAAAATCATCTTTAACCATTTCCACTTCCTGCTGGAATGTCCTGAGCTCATGTCCCGCttcatgcatattattaaaggaCAG CCATTTAAAGACAGGTGTGAGTGGTTTTATGAACATCTTCTGGCTGGACAGCCAGACTCGGATATGGTGCACCGGCCAGTTAATGAAAATGATATTCTGCTTGTTCACAGAG ACTCATTATTCCGAAGCAGCTGTGAGGTTGTATCCAAGTCCTCCAATGAGAAACTCAAACAGGGCATTGCAGTGCGGTTCCATGGTGAAGAGGGAATG GGTCAGGGGGTGGTCAGAGAGTGGTTTGACATTCTGTCCAATGAGATCATCAACCCGGACTATGCACTGTTTACACAATCAGCCGATG gtacCACGTTTCAACCCAACAGCAATTCTTCTGTAAACCCAGATCATCTGAACTACTTTGGATTTGCTGGTCAAATCCTGGGTCTGGCTCTCTATCATCGACAGCTGGTGAACATCTACTTCACACGCTCCTTTTACAAGCACATACTGG GCATCCCAGTGAGCTATCAGGATGTGTCGTCCATTGACCCAGAGTATGCAAAAAATCTGCAGTGGATTCTGGACAATGACATCAGTGACCTTGGCCTTGAGCTCACGTTTTCTGTAGAGACCGATGTGTTCGGAACCATGGAAGAGGTTCCTCTCAAACCAGGAGGAACTGCCATTCAGGTCACCCAAGACAACAAG GCGGAGTATGTGCAGCTGGTGACGGAGCTCAGGATGACCCGAGCAATTCAGCCTCAGATCAATGCCTTCCTGCAGGGCTTTCACACTTTCATCCCCCCCTCGCTCATCCAGCTCTTTGATGAATATGAGCTG GAACTGCTGTTGTCAGGCATGCCTGAAATTGATGTGATGGACTGGAAGAAGAACACAGAGTACACTAGTGGCTATGACCTGCAGGAGCCTGTTATAAAG TGGTTTTGGGAAGTGGTTGAAAATCTCACTCAAGAAGAAAGAGTCCTTCTCTTACAGTTTGTTACAGGAAG